aatcaaaattgccaattttcttctgggccgaggcggtgaacactgcatgttatgtgttaaatcatgtgcttactgtcaaaagagaagataaaactTGTTATGAATTGCTTGAAGGCAGGAAACCGAACCTATCTGGTTTTCAACCTTTTGGgattaagtgtgttatcaaacgtaccaaagatactccgaaaatgggggaagttggtgaaattgggttctttttgggttatgccaatggaactccaaacaaacgcgtttataacatcaagaaacgaacagtggagatcgtgtttgatataactcctttgagtttcgatcctccaccgtccgaattcggtcccaaaagcggttatgattatgataaattatttgattcgtttgatcttcctgatgtttcagaagaagattcggaggttgtatacacacatcttgtgaacaaagatgaagtggatgcgagctggagagcaagtattcctactaatgtgtcttcgagtgttccagtcgctgattcttcgaccgtaaatgatgttgttgctgatcagatccccaatgcagctgctcaaactacaagtggagatctatacgttgatttttcagcatatccaaatgttgATGCGTCTTCTGGTAATGGTGGAGCTTCCAGTAGTAATGCaaatgctgagggggagattcaatcaaatttgggaaacaatcttcaagctccggcaatccccgttccaagaacaaatattcatcatcctgttgataatattattgggaatccaactgcgggagtgcaaacgcgaaggagtatttcagagatgcaatgtctgttctctgctatcaagaaagaagaaatctacaatcttagcctgcatgaatgttttatctctcagatagagccgaagaactatcaaatggctctgaaggataattcttggtgtgaggcgatgcaagaagagttagctcagttcgacaagttaaaagtgtggaatttggtcgatcttccaaaaggccaacatgcaatcaacacgaaatgggttttcaagtgcaagaaagacgataagggtgtcgttgtcagaaacaaagcacgtttggttgttcaaggcttcaatcaggaagaagggattgattatacagaagtctatgctccggtggcaagactggaagctattcgtttgtttctagcctttgctgcccacatgcgtatcaaagtctatcagttggatgtgaaaagcgccttcctttacgggaaattgcatgaaactgtgtatgtgtcccaaccaccgggtttcgaagctccagggttagatgacaaggtctatttgttggacaaggctctctatggtctccatcaggctcctcgggcatggtacgagacgttgtcgaagcatcttttggagcatgggttctcgcgtggtgcaatcgactccacactgttcattttgaagaaagggggagattttctaattgtgcaaatttacgttgatgacataatctttggttcttcaaatgaagagttgtgtcgtgagtttgagaaggtgatgaagtcaaagtttgaaatgagcgcgatgggcgagttatcattctttctaggtcttcaagtgagtcaagaaaaaaccgggacgtacgtacaccagacaaagtatgtccacgagattctcaagagatttggattggaagatagcttaccctatgacacgcctctaccaacaaatctcaagctttcacccgatgatgagaaagatcctgaagtggatccgactctatatcgagcaatgataggttcattgatgtatcttactgcttcacgaccagatattatgttctctgtttgtttgtgtgctaggtaccaatcaactccgaaggagtcgcacttgaaagctgtcaagcgtattttcagatatctgaaaggaacgcctaagcttggattgtggtatccagctgaaggtggtctggatttgatggcgtatgctgacgcagattttggagggtgccggatgaacagaaagtcaacctctggtggcgcacaacttcttggaaaccgtcttgtctcttggcaatgcaaaaagcaagttgccgtttctctatccacgtgcgaggccgagtacattgctgcttcaagctgttgtgctcaggttttgtggattcagcagcaaatgagggactacggtttgaattttactcgaactcctatccttgttgataataactctgccatttccataacaaacaatccggtaaatcactcacgcactaagcacatagatgttaggcatcactttattcgcgactgtgctgagaagggattgatagaagtggttagggtagacaccttggataatcttgccgacctgtttacgaaaacatttgaccgggctagatttgaaaatctggtccgaatgattggcatgatcaacccagagtaaaatgctttcaaaactcgcatagaaactttattttatcttttctgtacagttcttactgctttcgaaaaattgaaaaactccaaaaatattttacttagttgtaggataaattttcagaaaaatacaaaaacatatgAAAAATCTAAAATGAAGTCATAttgagatataagggaaatgatagtacatcggttagtcgtacctggtgcaggactatggctatatatatatgagattaactgttaaatgtgacagcttcattatacgttgcatcggtaggttttacgcgtaaaTTAGAACCTGtttttggtatataaacataatgaactgcgtaactcgtgtggcgcatctctcggatatatggtcttggtaccgtaatttcgtttgatagattgccgaggttctgagatacgtggtctttatgctgtttatcatctgggtatcatggttgcttcttttaccgaaaacaacggggacgcaagtctagatctcccatgataccatacatacgtgtaaatatcttCAAAACATGATGCATCCGACCcgaataagtgataaacaatcacatgtccctcaaaaTCTTGCGGGAGTCAAGTCTatcctcaataagtgattctatcacaaatgacttgctcctgtgccctttgcatctgaaattcaaataagtgagtatctcacattagcttatacgtcaaaaacagatgataaatggtatactcaccagtaagatgatctctcgcgcataccttgatacgggagtatattctgaggtgggtaaacaCAGTTAATGTCAGCTTAATACACTTAATTccatatctcgaaaacagtgttcgaaagcgcgctaaaacttaagtggaccacaataccgttgaacgtcttgaactgtcaACATTATTCTAAAACATTAAAGCTAAATGCTATGGTTTTATGTTGGATACCGATAGGAAAACCGATATGATTCCTTTGCTCCGACTTCACAAAAAGATAATTAGTGTAAATACGTTCTAGGTTTTAATTTCCATTTcagtcaaaaattgaaaaacctcaaaaagattttgctttcttgtttctatgtgcgagttatcattctgaaaaaaaaaatactctagggttgtgaaagtttatttaaataagttattaagttgtttaatatttcaattgtttattcTGGGGTATTGGAATTTATTTTTGGGATCCAGGTTTGGGCCGATATCTTCGGGGTCAAGTTTCTTAATCCTGGATTAAGTGTTTCAggtctggatcgttcatctcaagatggaagattggagaagctgtgtgcatctggatcgttcatctcaagatggaatatttggagaagctgtgtgcaTCTGGCTCGTGCATCTCAAGACCGGGGAATCAGTGATTTCTAAAACGAAAGTGACGGAGGAGATTGCTAAGGTGCTGGATCTGATTTGGCTTGCAAACTTAAGGGTAGCACATCTGAAAAAGCTTCGGCGACTGCCTCTAAAATACAATGAAGAAGATCGTGTTCTAGCTGACCAGTCCATCAAGGTGGTTcagttctgtgtgaagaacaaggtctggGCAGGAAGCAGCTCTCGAAGAGAGGATGAAGATTTCAAgtccaatgaagaccatgcactgatcaagggggagtttgttaatgcactttaggtgataagtgcatgactCCCATGTTCCCAATGGAAGAATTGAAGATCTCAAgttcaatgaagaccatgcactgatcaagggggagtttgttaatgcacttttgggtgataagtgcaaggcttccaacatttagggtctttattgaacaATGTCCAAagtttggaaagagtttatggctagaaagagtttattgtctagaaagagtttattggctagaaagagtttatggctagaaagagtttatggctagaaagagtttagtgtctagaaagagtttattggctagaaagagtttatggctagaaagagtttattgtctagaaagagtttattggctagaaagagtttattTTGGAAAGAGTTTAATTTTAGACAGAGTTTATTTAGACTagctttgtctgagttttgtatagattaggcttgtctgagttttgtggcaAAAACTCTGTGTTGGCTTTGTGCTCtatgttttgtccgggctttctatgTGGTGTGGAAAGTCCgggtttcaccttgtatatatactttaatatggaatagacaaggtaacgatttctgtgtgaatttctgtgccctaatcattgtgctttttgtctggcggcgctttgtgtgagtgacgtcattcatcttcatcaagaatactctgtgtattcttgatttctctctcaaatccttgccTTCTTGTgttcatctacagtggttgatcaccaggtggattccgcacaccttttggttgctttagctgagtaagatcttggattaggaggccttacaattcttatgttttttttttttcaaactaacaataaaagaaaagaaaagaaaagaaaagaaaagaaaaagaaaagaagaaagcaTCAAAATTAATATCAATTAATTACAACCTTTTCTTTCCACGTAATACAAGTGTAATAGATATGTTTCAATTGGAATGATTCATGACTTCAGTCAAACTTCATTTTCCCTTTATGAGATACCTTGCTTATTTACAATTTCTTTAATTATCATCAGAGGTATTATGCCTATAAATGCTACCTCATATTTTCATCTTCCATTGTACCATCTTCCAAACTATTAAAATCTCCTTTGATTTTCTCTTTTATTTTGTGTCtatttcttcttctcatactacTTTATTTTTATTAGAAAATGATGCAAGAAAATATGATGTTTGAACACGAACATCCATTTAGTCTTATAGACTTGTGGTCGGAGCAACTGCAACGTGAAGAAGAGTCTGAAGAAGACGAAGAGGAGAAGGATGATGTTTTAATTGCAAAACAAGACTTTAAATGTTTATGTTCCAGATGTGGGGAAGACATCAAGTGGTATCATAGGTATTACTACTCTTGTTGTCAATGTAGTGATTACTCTGTTCATAAATTTTGTGCAGAGCTTCCAGAAAGATTGGAAGACGTTTGTGAGGTTGGTCATACTCTTGACTTCATCCGATTGGAGTACTGGATGGACGGTTTGGACTGTAAAATCTGTGGTAGGTATAATAAGTCTGGAGATTTGTGTTATCGTTGTGATCGTTGTTATTCTTGTTTTGATGTAAATTGTGGTACGAAAGTGCTACAAAAAAATGTCATCCATCATCCCATCCACAAACACCCACTAAGTTGCATCTCAAAACAACTTTTAGCCAAGTGTGATGCATGTGGGAAGGAACATAAGGGGAACTTCTATCATTGTTCCATTTGTCTCTGGCCTAAAATGATTCATAGTGATTGTGCTTTTCTACCACAAAAGTTGCAAATCCAACACACGACGAATGATGTCTTCTCCCATATCCATCATCTCACCCTTGCTTATTCCTTTCCAATCGATGATCAAAGATCTAAAAACCGGCCACGGTGTAGGGTATGTCGTAATATGTTTTTTGATCAACCAAATCTTTGGATGTATAAATGCGAGAAATGTAGATACTATACCCATCTAGGTTGCGCAACGTCAAGAATCGAGCCATTCATGTCAATCTTCAAGTCTCCAGGTAGACCTAACTACCTACCTAATAtgtttatagtttttttttttttttctatatatgCTATTGGTTTATGCCCATTTAACATTACAATGTTGTTTTCATCAGGTACAGGCAGTAAAAACTATAAAGATGATGAGCATCCTTATCTTCTTCATCTTCCATTTCCTGATCCATCTTACAGCATACTAAAACACTTGTTTTTTAAGAAAAATGGGTCAAGTACGTTAGAAATTTCTAACAAGATCACCTACAAAGCACACGATATTATTCATAAACACCCACTAATTCTAGAGGATATCACAATCCCCACCTCTTCTAGAAAAAAATCAATATCCTATCATGACCCAATGAAGAGGATTCAACTTTTGTGCGACGTGTGTGTGAGACCAATTACGAGTGGCCCAATTTACGTGTGTGACAATGAGGGGCAATGCAACTTTGTGCTCCACGAGTGGTGCTCCCAGCTACCTGCTGAACTGAAAGACCACCCTGCTCATCGACAACACACCCTGATTCTCCATTCAAAAGCCCCTCCTCATGAGTTTTTTGGGGTGTTTAGGTGTGGTATTTGCCGGTTACATTGTAATGGATTTGCCTACTGTTGTATGGATTGCAACAACTGCATCATTGACGTTCACTGCGCCTTCTTACCAGAAGAAATCACTCATACTTCTCACCCAAATCACCTCCTTTCTAGGGTTCATCACGGAGCTTGGGATAATTGGTGTCGTATTTGTGGGGGTTATCCGCATATGAATTATTTTTCTTGCCATACTTGTAATGATTTTCGTCTACACGCGGTGTGTGCTTTGTTTATACCGGAGACAACTAGGAACAAGTGTGACAAGCATCCTATGAAGCTGAGTTACTTTCCGATTGAGAACCACAAGAGTGACTATTTTTGTGAAGTTTGTGAGAATGAACTTAATCCTGAGCGTCCATTCTATCACTGTCATGATTGTATGCAGTCTATGCATACAGCTTGTGCTCCCTCAATACTTCAGTATGAAACATATGACCGATATCCCACAGGCGTTTATGAGTTTGTAAATGTGAAGTTTGGGGGCACATATGAGAATACTAAAGTGCATCCACACCCCCTTTCATTCGTTCAAGGGATTCAAGACGACGGTGAATGTGCCAGCAATGATTGTCACTACTTTGACAAACGTCTCCAATTTAGAATGATCTTTAAGTGTTTAAATTGTAAATTTGCAGTTCATTACGGTTGTTGTTATTAAAGACAAGATTACATAATATTCTCCTATCATTATGTATTCTATTTTTAGAGATAATTTGTAACGTTCTGTGATAATTCTCCTTCCTTAGTTTTAGCCTTTTCCTTTGCATTCTCATTTccattattttattattgtaaAGGTTTGTATTGGCTATTTAAATGCCATTGTAATTACGTATGAACATAAgcttcttcaatatcatcaattCATTATATGGTATCTAGagcctaaaaaaaaaaaactcaaacgAGTCTGGTCCATCTTTCTCCTTTTTTTTTCCGATCAAATAACTATGGCATCCCAATCCATTGTCCAAATCAATGCAGCCACCCACTTCAACACCACCCTAATGCCTGACAATTTCTCAGTTTGGCGAAAACAAGTTCAATCTACGTTAATCGGATTCGACTTGGTTCACTTTGTCACTGGTTCAAAATCAGTACCGACCGAATTCCTAGACGCCGAAAACACCAAACCGAACCCAGCTTTCTCTACTTGGTATCGACAGGACCAAGTCATACTTGCTGCTCTCATCGGCAGCTGCGCACCGACCATTCAACCCCTGATCGCATCAGCCGAGACCTCACAACAGGCTTGGGAACGCCTCGTCTCGAGTTATGCGAACTCATCCCGATCCAGAATCATCTCCTTAAAATCGAAACTTGCATCTAACCCGAAAGGGAACCGCCCCGTTGCGGAGTACCTACGAGATATGAAGAGCATTGCTGACGAACTTGCCTTAGTTCAAAGCCCCGTCACGGATGAGGATCTTATGGTCCACATTTTGCGTCAACTAGGGGAAGATTACAAAACCATTGCAACTTCCCTACGCCTACTTGACTCCAAGATTACGTTTCCAGTCCTGTTTGAAAAGCTAGTTGACTTTGAGCGTGAACTTAGCATTACAACAGTCTCCTCACCTCCAATTATGGCTACAGCCAATTACACCCAACGACAATCACGACCCGGACGACGTGGCAACTATGGAAACTTCAACAACAAATCTGCCCGCAATCAGTTGTCTACCGGTTCTAATTCTTATGGTAGTAATCGTGACAACCGTAACAATATCTATTGCCAATATTGTCATTTTGCAGGTCATGAAGCGAAAGAATGTAAAAAACTTGCGCGGTTCCTGAAAGAAAATCAAGTTACTATAGGAGGTTCAATGACCCAAAACAAAGTCTCACCCACTGCTAATGTCACTACTTTCTCTCACATGTTTGATACCGGTGCCTCTCATCATGTTGATCCCGATCGTGCATCTCTTCACTCCATATCCGAATATGGAGGTCCAGATGAGATTGTCCTTGGAAATGGTAACACTCTTTCGATCACTCATATTGGTCAAAAATATCTTCACACGTCAAATGGTCCACTTTCTTTAAAAGATGTCTTATGTGTTCCTCGTTTCAAAATAAATTAATTTCGGTTGCAAAACTATGTAAAACTAACCAAGTTTCCATGGAATTTTTTCCAACTCATTTCTTTGTCAAGGATCTTCGCACGGGGGCACGTCTAATGCGGGGAGAGAACTACCTTGATGTCTACTATGCAAACTTGCCTTCATCACCTTTGCCCTCATCACCTCAAATAAATGCGGTCTCAACCACATCGCCCCTTGATTGGCATCATAAGCTTGGGCACCCTTCGGTTCGGATTCTcaaaaagttagccaaatgtttaGGTCTACAatttaatctttcaaattttcattGTAATTCGTGTTCCATTAATAAATGTCACAAAGATCCTTTTGGTGTGAATTCCTTTACCACTACAAAACCCTTACAACTAATTTATTCGGATGTTTGGGGACCTGTAGAAAAATCCATTGATGGTTTCACGTATTATGTAATTTTTGTAGACTATCACACTAAATACATTTGGCTTTATCCCATGAAACACAAATCCGATGTTTCCATCTTATTTCCTCAATTCAAATTACTAGTAGAAAAATTTTTTCAAACGCCGGTAATTTCTCTTTTCACCGACAATGGTGGAGAATATGTCGGTCTAACTCCTTTTCTACAATCTCAAGGTATCTCTCATTTCACCACTCCCCCACATACTCCAGAACAAAATGGTGTTGCTGAACGTCGTCATCGTCACATTGTGGAGACAGGTCTAGCACTTCTCCATTATGCCCACTTGCCCCTCTCTTTTTGGACACACGCTTTTCAAACTGCGGTGTATCTTATAAATCGTCTCCCTACTCCAATCCTGCACTTTCAATGCCCATATTCCTTACTCTACAAAACCGAACCAACTTATAGCAAATTCAAGCCCTTTGGATGCTTATGCTACCCGTGGCTTCGTCCATATGCAAAATCCAAACTTCACCCACGTTCGGAACCATGTGTATTTCTAGGATACTCGCCATCCAAG
This is a stretch of genomic DNA from Helianthus annuus cultivar XRQ/B chromosome 16, HanXRQr2.0-SUNRISE, whole genome shotgun sequence. It encodes these proteins:
- the LOC110918823 gene encoding uncharacterized protein LOC110918823, producing the protein MMQENMMFEHEHPFSLIDLWSEQLQREEESEEDEEEKDDVLIAKQDFKCLCSRCGEDIKWYHRYYYSCCQCSDYSVHKFCAELPERLEDVCEVGHTLDFIRLEYWMDGLDCKICGRYNKSGDLCYRCDRCYSCFDVNCGTKVLQKNVIHHPIHKHPLSCISKQLLAKCDACGKEHKGNFYHCSICLWPKMIHSDCAFLPQKLQIQHTTNDVFSHIHHLTLAYSFPIDDQRSKNRPRCRVCRNMFFDQPNLWMYKCEKCRYYTHLGCATSRIEPFMSIFKSPGTGSKNYKDDEHPYLLHLPFPDPSYSILKHLFFKKNGSSTLEISNKITYKAHDIIHKHPLILEDITIPTSSRKKSISYHDPMKRIQLLCDVCVRPITSGPIYVCDNEGQCNFVLHEWCSQLPAELKDHPAHRQHTLILHSKAPPHEFFGVFRCGICRLHCNGFAYCCMDCNNCIIDVHCAFLPEEITHTSHPNHLLSRVHHGAWDNWCRICGGYPHMNYFSCHTCNDFRLHAVCALFIPETTRNKCDKHPMKLSYFPIENHKSDYFCEVCENELNPERPFYHCHDCMQSMHTACAPSILQYETYDRYPTGVYEFVNVKFGGTYENTKVHPHPLSFVQGIQDDGECASNDCHYFDKRLQFRMIFKCLNCKFAVHYGCCY